In Yarrowia lipolytica chromosome 1F, complete sequence, a genomic segment contains:
- a CDS encoding 60S ribosomal protein eL8 (Compare to YALI0F24695g, similar to Saccharomyces cerevisiae RPL8A (YHL033C) and RPL8B (YLL045C); ancestral locus Anc_4.8, highly similar to uniprot|P29453 Saccharomyces cerevisiae YLL045c RPL4B 60s large subunit ribosomal protein L7a.e.B alternative splicing generates different translational starts): MTQPAAKGKKVAPAPSAAKVSKTEDAKNPLFEKKAKSYGIGQSIQPKRNLSRFVKWPEYVRLQRQKKILSMRLKVPPSLAQFSNTLDKNTAAQTFKLLNKYRPETKEEKKERLTKEAEAIAAGKDKKDVSEKPYVVKYGLNHVVSLVENKKANLVLIANDVDPIELVVFLPALCRKMGVPYAIVKGKARLGTLVHKKTAAVVAVTEVKSEDQATLATLVSTIEANFNEKYDESRRKWGGGILGRKALDKLEKKQKALDAVIKI; the protein is encoded by the coding sequence ATGACACAGCCCGCCGCTAAAGGAAAGAAGGTTGCTCCCGCCCCCTCTGCTGCCAAGGTCTCCAAGACCGAGGATGCTAAGAACCCTCtctttgagaagaaggccaagtCTTACGGCATTGGTCAGTCCATCCAGCCTAAGCGAAACCTCTCCCGATTCGTCAAGTGGCCCGAGTACGTTCGACTCCAGCGACAGAAGAAGATTCTGAGCATGCGACTCAAGgttcctccttctctcgctcAGTTCTCCAACACCCTGGACAAGAACACCGCTGCCCAGACCTTCAAGCTCCTCAACAAGTACCGACCCGAGACtaaggaggagaagaaggagcgactcaccaaggaggccgaggctaTCGCCGCCggcaaggacaagaaggacgtcTCCGAGAAGCCCTACGTTGTGAAGTACGGTCTCAACCATGTTGTCTCTCTGgttgagaacaagaaggccaaccTCGTCCTCATTGCCAACGATGTCGACCCCATCGAGCTCGTTGTCTTCCTCCCTGCCCTCTGCCGAAAGATGGGTGTCCCTTACGCTATTGTCAAGGGTAAGGCCCGACTCGGTACTCTTGTCCACAAGAAGACCGCTGCCGTCGTTGCCGTCACCGAAGTCAAGTCCGAGGACCAGGCTACTCTTGCCACCCTCGTCTCCACCATCGAGGCTAACTTCAACGAGAAGTACGACGAGTCTCGACGAAAGTGGGGCGGAGGTATTCTCGGCCGAAAGGCTCTCGACaagctcgagaagaagcagaaggcTCTCGATGCCGTCATCAAGATCTAA
- a CDS encoding 60S ribosomal protein uL2 (Compare to YALI0F24739g, similar to Saccharomyces cerevisiae RPL2A (YFR031C-A) and RPL2B (YIL018W); ancestral locus Anc_7.187, highly similar to uniprot|P05736 Saccharomyces cerevisiae YIL018w RPL5A 60S large subunit ribosomal protein L8.e) — protein sequence MGRVIRNQRKGAGSIFTAHTRLRKGAAKLRDLDYAERHGYIRGVVKEIIHDPGRGAPLAKVVFRDPYKYKQRVETFIANEGVYTGQFIYAGKKATLNVGNVLPLGSVPEGTILSNVEEHAGDRGAIGRTSGNYVIVIGHNPDEGKTRIKLPSGSKKIVPSTARGVIGVVAGGGRIDKPLLKAGRAFHKYKVKRNSWPKTRGVAMNPVDHPHGGGNHQHIGKASTISREAVSGQKAGLIAARRTGLLRGTQKIKE from the coding sequence ATGGGTCGTGTCATTCGAAACCAAAGAAAGGGTGCTGGTTCTATCTTCACCGCCCACACCCGGCTCCGAAAGGGCGCTGCCAAGCTCCGAGATCTCGACTACGCCGAGCGACACGGATACATCCGAGGTGttgtcaaggagatcatcCATGACCCCGGTCGTGGTGCTCCCCTCGCCAAGGTCGTCTTCCGAGacccctacaagtacaagcagcGAGTTGAGACCTTCATTGCTAACGAGGGTGTCTACACTGGCCAGTTCATCTACGCCGGTAAGAAGGCTACTCTGAACGTCGGAAACGTTCTGCCCCTGGGCTCTGTCCCCGAGGGTACCATCCTCTCCAACGTCGAGGAGCACGCCGGTGACCGAGGTGCCATTGGCCGAACTTCCGGTAACTACGTCATTGTCATCGGCCACAACCCCGATGAGGGCAAGACCCGAATCAAGCTTCCTTCCGGATCTAAGAAGATTGTCCCCTCTACCGCTCGAGGTGTCATCGGTGTTGTTGCCGGTGGTGGACGAATCGACAAGCCCCTGCTCAAGGCCGGCCGAGCCttccacaagtacaaggtCAAGCGAAACTCTTGGCCCAAGACTCGAGGTGTGGCTATGAACCCCGTCGACCATCcccatggtggtggtaacCACCAGCATATTGGTAAGGCCTCTACCATCTCCCGAGAGGCTGTTTCTGGTCAGAAGGCTGGTCTCATTGCTGCCCGACGAACCGGTCTGCTCCGAGGTACccagaagatcaaggagtAA
- a CDS encoding uncharacterized protein (Compare to YALI0F24673g, similar to uniprot|P00127 Saccharomyces cerevisiae YFR033c QCR6 ubiquinol--cytochrome-c reductase 17K protein), translating into MSYFLTLASEVAESLLPTVAFASEEEKEQDEPVEVESDDDESEEKEDDDEEDDEDDDDDDDDDEVPDPAIALHEAAAEGPCHDFKHHFDECVERVTKAQEAEDYDHAEYKEDCVEEFFHLQHCINDNTADKLFRVLK; encoded by the exons ATGTCTTATTTCCTGACACTTGCTAGCGAGGTTGCCGAGTCGCTCCTCCCCACCGTCGCCTTCGcttccgaggaggagaaggagcaggacgAGCCCGTCGAGGTTGAGTCCGATGATGACGAGTccgaagagaaggaggacgatgatgaggaggacgatgaggacgatgatgacgatgatgatgatgatgaggtCCCCGATCCCGCCATTGCTCTTCACGAAG CCGCCGCTGAGGGTCCCTGCCACGATTTCAAGCACCACTTTGACGAGTGTGTTGAGCGAGTCACCAAGGCacaggaggctgaggacTACGACCACGCCGAGTACAAGGAGGACTGTGTCGAGGAGtttttccacctccagcaTTGCATTAATGACAACACCGCTGACAAGCTCTTCCGAGTCCTGAAATAA
- a CDS encoding uncharacterized protein (Compare to YALI0F24717g, similar to Saccharomyces cerevisiae YFR032C; ancestral locus Anc_7.188, no similarity), with the protein MEYSWRARSCRPSRFWDVQYWPMAWSPIFLRFFVSPPLPPTFATTNHRQQVTIPKRRVRAKTTNKPYKKGMGYGFAQFTSTEDASKALAELTDATWNDRKLTVSFAKPNQIKNDGEDGEEEASAADGETAAPPKKSKRNRRSKKENSAESGDATSNGTSAAGTEASETKESKPRGRRPPLPLNEESPTTDTVFVAGIPRTATVADIKEFFAAEEPVSVKISQQNVFNRKDKTRERVNRGFALVKFADEATRDAVIKKYHEQEWDGRVIHLRVALDVLQTEGETDTNQEPKEDPKEDPKEEPKEEPKEEPKEEPKEEPKEEVKEEPKEDAGTEAPTTTEDSTPKDE; encoded by the coding sequence ATGGAGTACAGCTGGAGGGCTCGAAGCTGCCGTCCGTCACGCTTCTGGGATGTCCAATACTGGCCGATGGCTTGGTCCCCCATTTTTCTGCGATTTTTTGTCTCCCCCCCATTGCCCCCCACATTTGCCACTACTAACCACAGACAACAGGTGACCATCCCCAAGCGACGAGTCAGAGccaagaccaccaacaagCCCTACAAGAAGGGCATGGGCTACGGTTTTGCTCAATTCACCTCCACCGAGGACGCGAGCAAGGCTCTTGCCGAGCTCACAGACGCTACCTGGAACGACCGAAAGCTCACCGTTAGTTTCGCCAAACCCAACCAGATTAAGAACGACGGCGAGGAtggtgaggaggaggcctcTGCCGCTGATGGTGAGACCGCTGCCCCTCCCAAGAAGAGCAAGCGAAACCGAAGAtcaaagaaggagaactcTGCCGAATCTGGCGATGCCACTTCCAACGGAACTTCGGCTGCCGGCACTGAGGCTTCCGAGACCAAGGAAAGCAAGCCCCGGGGCCGACgacctcctcttcctcttaACGAAGAGTCTCCCACTACTGATACCGTCTTCGTTGCTGGTATCCCCCGAACGGCTACTGTTGCTGACATCAAGGAGTTCTTTGCTGCCGAGGAGCCCGTGTCTGTGAAAATCAGCCAGCAGAATGTCTTCAACCGAAAGGATAAGACCCGAGAGCGAGTCAACCGAGGTTTTGCTCTAGTCAAGTTTGCCGACGAAGCAACACGAGATGCCGTCATCAAGAAGTACCACGAGCAAGAGTGGGATGGCCGAGTGATCCACTTGCGAGTCGCCCTTGATGTTCTCCAGACTGAGGGTGAGACCGACACCAACCAGGAGCCCAAGGAAGACCCCAAGGAAgaccccaaggaggagcccaaggaggagcccaaggaggagcccaaggaggagcccaaggaggagcccaaggaggaggtcaaggaggagcctaAGGAGGATGCTGGAACCGAGgctcccaccaccaccgaggACTCGACCCCCAAGGATGAGTAA